From [Clostridium] symbiosum, a single genomic window includes:
- a CDS encoding DNA topoisomerase, whose amino-acid sequence MKLVIAEKPMLARDIARAICGKEVSESARLPISGNGYTVIACAGHLLELVEPDAVNPAWGKPWSLDVLPIQIDDWAKEPTEDKKDLVERIDSLLPEAECVINAGDPDDEGQLIVDEVLDYLGYEGEVLRVYVNDNIEKNIVKAFERLVPNEQCRPAGDAAYARQMADKCFGVNETRLATKRLGGLFSVGRVQTPTLGLVVNRDEAIENHVTRKYYELTATGSCADASGAPVFKFKPDKDMLAGEKHVFDRDVLDVIKAKLDGSGMSFSTVISKKVENPPLPYNLTVLLSDMSRRYGFSASKTQQITQDLRDKYKAITYNRSDSQYLKEEHFAQAPVVLAQAMENVGVTWPLDYSIHSKAFNEKNVTAHHGIIPQEVSAPVADMTGDEAKVYTAIVERYAMQFLPSATYDVSTSVFAVDGGEFQAVARRVREAGFKAVFGNVSDEDGDDAASGNPWIDEGDHRLERIECAVTEKETAPPKPYTEGTLIADMASIAKYVTDPEVKAILKQKDDGKKGEHGGIGTTATRASIIEKLKERGYLEDVKGKIRSTEKARAFYHLLPPEIRGADVTARWWLIQQDIAEGNTDVNALQQSVIEVFKGHQDTAYVGASIAPKATVVGKCPLCGADVVQRKSKSGKAFYTCSSNKSEKQEDGTWKQVAGCGFKLLGWCGKMFTAKQAASLLEGKAVKLTGCISKTTGKTFDCKAKLKKDGTIEPMFDSKPKGKYNKARR is encoded by the coding sequence ATGAAACTGGTAATCGCTGAGAAACCGATGCTCGCACGCGACATCGCACGCGCCATCTGCGGCAAGGAGGTATCGGAATCGGCGCGGCTGCCCATCTCGGGCAACGGGTACACGGTCATCGCCTGCGCCGGTCACCTGCTCGAACTGGTGGAGCCGGATGCGGTGAACCCCGCATGGGGCAAACCATGGTCGTTGGACGTGCTGCCCATCCAAATCGACGATTGGGCGAAGGAGCCGACCGAGGACAAGAAAGACTTGGTGGAGCGCATCGACTCGCTTTTGCCGGAGGCCGAGTGCGTCATCAACGCCGGTGACCCCGACGATGAAGGCCAGCTCATCGTTGATGAGGTGTTGGACTACCTCGGCTACGAGGGAGAGGTGCTGCGCGTTTACGTCAACGACAACATCGAAAAGAACATCGTCAAGGCGTTCGAGCGTCTGGTACCCAACGAGCAGTGCCGCCCTGCCGGTGACGCGGCATACGCCCGCCAGATGGCGGACAAGTGCTTCGGCGTGAACGAGACCCGCCTTGCCACCAAGCGGCTCGGGGGCCTGTTCTCCGTCGGTCGCGTGCAGACCCCAACCCTCGGATTGGTGGTCAACCGCGATGAGGCGATAGAGAACCACGTCACCCGGAAATATTACGAGCTGACCGCTACCGGCAGCTGTGCAGACGCGTCGGGAGCACCGGTGTTCAAGTTCAAGCCGGACAAGGACATGTTGGCCGGTGAAAAGCACGTCTTCGACCGCGATGTCCTCGATGTCATCAAGGCGAAGCTGGACGGCTCGGGTATGTCCTTCTCCACGGTCATCTCGAAGAAGGTCGAGAACCCTCCCCTGCCCTACAACCTGACGGTGCTGCTGTCCGACATGTCCCGCCGCTACGGTTTCTCCGCATCGAAGACCCAGCAAATCACGCAGGACTTGCGTGATAAGTACAAGGCGATAACCTACAACCGCTCGGACTCCCAGTACCTCAAGGAGGAGCACTTCGCGCAGGCACCGGTGGTGCTGGCGCAGGCCATGGAGAACGTCGGGGTAACATGGCCGCTCGACTACTCCATCCACTCCAAGGCGTTCAACGAGAAGAACGTGACCGCTCATCACGGCATCATCCCGCAGGAGGTCAGCGCCCCCGTGGCCGACATGACCGGGGATGAGGCCAAGGTCTACACGGCCATCGTGGAGCGCTACGCCATGCAGTTCCTCCCGTCTGCCACTTACGATGTGAGCACCAGCGTCTTTGCGGTCGATGGCGGGGAGTTCCAAGCCGTCGCGCGGCGCGTGCGCGAGGCCGGTTTCAAGGCCGTGTTCGGCAACGTCTCCGATGAGGACGGCGATGACGCGGCATCCGGCAACCCTTGGATTGACGAAGGCGACCATCGCCTTGAGCGCATCGAGTGCGCCGTCACCGAGAAGGAGACCGCCCCGCCCAAGCCCTACACGGAAGGCACGCTCATCGCCGACATGGCCTCCATCGCCAAGTACGTCACCGACCCGGAGGTCAAGGCCATCCTCAAGCAGAAGGACGACGGAAAGAAGGGCGAGCACGGCGGCATCGGAACCACGGCCACCCGCGCCTCCATCATCGAGAAGTTGAAGGAACGCGGGTACCTTGAGGACGTGAAGGGCAAGATTCGCTCCACCGAGAAGGCCCGCGCCTTCTACCATCTCCTCCCGCCCGAGATTCGCGGCGCGGACGTGACCGCCCGCTGGTGGCTCATCCAGCAGGACATCGCCGAGGGCAACACGGATGTGAACGCCCTGCAACAGAGCGTCATCGAGGTCTTCAAGGGCCATCAGGACACCGCCTACGTCGGTGCGAGCATCGCGCCCAAGGCCACGGTCGTGGGCAAGTGCCCTCTCTGCGGCGCGGACGTGGTGCAGCGCAAGTCGAAGTCCGGCAAGGCCTTCTACACCTGCTCCTCGAACAAGAGCGAGAAGCAGGAGGACGGGACTTGGAAGCAAGTCGCGGGCTGCGGTTTCAAGCTGCTGGGCTGGTGCGGCAAGATGTTCACGGCGAAGCAGGCTGCATCGTTGCTCGAAGGCAAGGCGGTGAAGCTCACCGGCTGCATATCCAAGACGACGGGCAAGACCTTCGACTGCAAGGCGAAGCTCAAGAAGGACGGTACGATAGAGCCGATGTTCGATAGCAAGCCCAAGGGCAAGTACAACAAGGCAAGGAGATAG
- a CDS encoding DUF3846 domain-containing protein — protein sequence MKGMLIPTNGNPVEIDIEVDETGSTLHDLQRLVGGNIESFDVIFGEGTSLYVNEEGLFTCPPNRAVYATKGMEEAGYLSMMDYSSPVKEGELYSILCGDLVAVGFDFETGENRDLSADEMSRVADYFTEVSKPGSGIEEVIAIRTGQRREEARSEDGRVTLKGEAQASRAASEKLAEGRDTGSPALDDHSIV from the coding sequence ATGAAGGGCATGCTCATCCCGACAAACGGGAACCCGGTCGAAATCGACATCGAGGTCGATGAGACGGGTTCCACGTTACACGACCTGCAACGCCTTGTCGGTGGGAACATCGAGTCGTTCGATGTCATCTTCGGCGAGGGCACCAGCCTCTACGTCAATGAGGAGGGCCTGTTCACCTGCCCGCCCAACCGCGCGGTGTACGCGACGAAGGGCATGGAAGAGGCCGGGTACCTCTCCATGATGGATTACAGTTCACCGGTCAAGGAGGGAGAACTGTACTCCATCCTCTGCGGCGACCTCGTGGCCGTCGGGTTCGACTTCGAGACCGGAGAGAATCGCGACCTCTCAGCCGATGAGATGTCCCGCGTAGCCGACTACTTCACCGAGGTCAGCAAACCCGGCAGCGGCATCGAGGAGGTCATCGCAATCCGCACGGGACAGCGCCGTGAGGAAGCCCGCTCGGAGGATGGCCGCGTCACCCTCAAGGGGGAGGCTCAGGCATCACGTGCCGCCTCCGAGAAGCTGGCAGAGGGACGCGACACCGGCTCACCGGCACTCGACGACCACTCCATCGTGTAG